From Phoenix dactylifera cultivar Barhee BC4 unplaced genomic scaffold, palm_55x_up_171113_PBpolish2nd_filt_p 001000F, whole genome shotgun sequence, a single genomic window includes:
- the LOC103699107 gene encoding disease resistance RPP8-like protein 3: protein MEIWIRQMRGVAYEIEDVIGTIKYMGERRHQRRGCMGSISRYSHKLCELITLHKISSRIKQIKIKIQSISQSTVSYALANPGQSSAVYESSQSLRQSSPHSDDDDIDVIGFENDKKELVSQLLDGNEKTRGLISIVGMGGLGKTTLARKVYNDPAIREHFDTFAWVSVSQSYRGIELLKDIMEKVMEIKKKEDLEQMGEEDVRQTLRDFLRDKKYLVVMDDVWRVDVWREMQRVFPDENKGSRILLTTREMEVANRARSRFPPYELHTLNDAQSLELLCRKASPSKQEVPTDLKELAQTLAKRCGGLPLALVALGGLLSGKDPNYDAWSSVAQSMDWEDSGDRQQCFNIVGLSYNELPYPLKPCFLYIAAFSEDSIISASKLVRLWVAEGFISQEQTRTMEETARDWLQKLVQRCMIQVVQRSKARGRVKSIRIHDMLRDFGLSEARKDEFLHVCSSGDMAVSNGISSHRAAFYNRINDEVAVSSPHLRTLLGFNLILTSAERFLNGLNLLRVLDLEGARDLKELPEQIGSMIHLRYLGLGRTGLKRLPSSIRHLLNLQTLDVRRTDILWLPKSFWKIRTLRHVYNNIHMFLSAPISGDQKNLQTLEIEDSRFGMDDMYIVRLLGVNFIKNLVTTPGFTKEAIEKACRRMFAESLRKALDKMDSLVSLALIFPERIIPGGVLFARAPNLHQLRSLTLYGQLLLKQQQQLPDSSQFSPNLTKLKLSYSLLEQDPMPVLEKLPNLSFLGLVVDAYVGKSMLCSSAGGFPRLHHLILYHLTNLEEWRLEAGTMPSLTHLTIIGCKKLKKLPDGLQHVTTLRELKLIRMPREFNDRIRHEVGHIPSIIFQDELDET, encoded by the coding sequence ATGGAGATCTGGATAAGGCAGATGAGAGGTGTAGCATATGAAATAGAAGACGTCATAGGCACCATCAAGTACATGGGCGAGAGGCGACACCAAAGGAGAGGCTGCATGGGCTCCATTTCAAGGTACTCTCACAAACTTTGTGAATTGATTACCCTCCATAAAATTAGTTCCAGAAtcaagcagataaagatcaagatCCAGAGTATTTCCCAGAGCACAGTAAGCTATGCCCTTGCCAATCCAGGTCAAAGTAGTGCAGTGTATGAAAGTTCGCAATCACTCAGACAATCCTCTCCtcactctgatgatgatgacatTGATGTTATAGGCTTCGAGAATGATAAGAAAGAATTAGTGAGCCAATTGCTTGATGGGAATGAGAAAACACGTGGTCTAATTTCTATAGTGGGTATGGGTGGGCTAGGCAAGACCACCCTGGCAAGAAAAGTGTATAATGACCCTGCAATTAGAGAACATTTCGATACCTTTGCTTGGGTTTCAGTTTCTCAGAGCTACCGAGGTATCGAGCTACTGAAGGACATCATGGAAAAAGTAAtggaaatcaaaaagaaagaagacttAGAGCAGATGGGTGAAGAAGACGTGAGACAGACACTCCGTGATTTCCTAAGAGACAAAAAGTATTTGGTCGTGATGGATGATGTATGGAGAGTTGATGTTTGGAGAGAAATGCAGCGAGTCTTTCCTGATGAGAACAAAGGCAGCAGAATACTGCTTACTACCCGTGAGATGGAAGTTGCAAACCGTGCCAGGTCACGCTTTCCTCCATATGAACTGCACACTTTGAACGACGCACAGAGTTTGGAACTCTTGTGTAGGAAGGCATCTCCATCAAAACAAGAAGTCCCCACTGATTTGAAGGAATTGGCCCAGACGCTTGCAAAGAGGTGTGGGGGACTTCCTCTTGCACTGGTGGCGTTAGGGGGCCTTCTGTCCGGGAAAGATCCTAACTATGATGCGTGGTCGAGTGTAGCTCAGAGCATGGATTGGGAAGACAGTGGAGATAGGCAGCAGTGCTTCAATATAGTGGGTTTAAGTTACAATGAGTTGCCATATCCGTTAAAACCATGTTTTCTATACATCGCTGCGTTTTCAGAGGACTCCATTATCTCTGCTTCCAAATTAGTTAGGTTGTGGGTCGCCGAAGGATTCATATCCCAAGAGCAGACAAGGACAATGGAAGAAACTGCTAGGGACTGGTTGCAGAAGTTGGTCCAGAGGTGCATGATCCAGGTTGTCCAGAGAAGCAAGGCTCGTGGGCGGGTTAAGAGCATACGCATCCATGATATGTTACGTGACTTTGGCCTATCAGAAGCCAGAAAGGATGAATTTCTTCATGTTTGCAGTAGTGGCGACATGGCAGTATCTAATGGTATATCGAGTCATCGTGCAGCTTTCTACAATCGTATAAATGATGAGGTTGCTGTTTCCTCACCACATCTCCGCACGTTGCTTGGCTTCAATTTAATTTTGACTAGTGCGGAAAGATTTTTGAATGGGTTAAACTTATTGAGGGTGCTGGATCTGGAGGGCGCAAGAGATTTGAAGGAATTACCAGAACAGATCGGCAGCATGATTCATCTACGATACCTGGGATTGGGAAGGACTGGTTTGAAGAGACTGCCATCCTCCATCCGACATCTTCTAAATCTGCAGACTCTAGATGTGAGAAGAACAGATATTTTGTGGCTTCCAAAATCATTTTGGAAAATCCGGACACTGAGGCACGTATATAATAATATACATATGTTTCTAAGCGCACCGATAAGTGGTGATCAGAAGAACTTGCAAACTCTGGAAATCGAGGACTCTCGATTTGGTATGGATGATATGTATATCGTTCGTCTACTAGGCgtaaatttcatcaaaaatttgGTTACTACACCAGGCTTTACTAAGGAGGCGATTGAGAAAGCATGTCGGAGAATGTTTGCTGAATCACTCAGAAAAGCACTTGACAAAATGGACAGCCTCGTCTCGTTGGCTCTGATTTTCCCCGAACGTATAATCCCTGGGGGCGTCCTTTTCGCACGGGCACCAAACCTGCACCAGCTTCGTTCGTTGACACTGTATGGACAGTTGTTACTCAAACAACAGCAGCAGCTCCCAGACAGCAGTCAATTCTCGCCAAACCTCACCAAGCTCAAATTATCTTATTCTCTTTTGGAGCAAGACCCAATGCCGGTGCTGGAGAAGCTACCAAACCTCAGTTTTCTTGGACTGGTAGTAGATGCATACGTAGGGAAGAGCATGTTGTGTTCTTCTGCTGGTGGCTTTCCTCGACTGCACCACTTGATATTATACCATCTCACTAATTTAGAGGAATGGAGATTGGAGGCTGGGACAATGCCCAGCCTCACCCACTTAACTATCATAGGATGCAAAAAGTTGAAGAAGCTTCCTGACGGATTGCAGCATGTGACCACACTTCGAGAACTGAAGCTGATTCGAATGCCCCGTGAGTTCAATGACAGGATCAGACATGAGGTCGGACACATCCCCTCCATTATTTTTCAAGACGAGCTTGATGAGACATAA